The following coding sequences lie in one Rhodothermales bacterium genomic window:
- a CDS encoding 3'-5' exonuclease, whose translation MRLERPLLFFDLETTGLDVEKDRIVEIACIKVHPDKRQERFETFLNPERPIPPEVTELTGITDEMVAAAPLFREIADTLGGMLRDADLAGYNAINFDVPMLQAEFKRAGVVMPAPADRAVLDPLTILKKYEVRTLGWAHAFYLGQEMPRAHRSMDDTEAAMTILREQIKRYQLTGSPRELQDELRKPYLDDGQRFKLEGETVMITFGKYRNKALSFVRKTDPDYLKWMRDTMGPEVAAILDQYR comes from the coding sequence ATGCGCCTCGAACGCCCGCTTTTGTTTTTCGATCTGGAGACCACCGGACTGGACGTCGAGAAGGATCGCATCGTTGAGATCGCCTGCATCAAGGTGCATCCGGACAAACGCCAGGAGCGTTTTGAAACGTTTCTGAACCCGGAACGGCCCATTCCGCCCGAGGTCACCGAACTGACGGGCATCACCGACGAGATGGTGGCGGCGGCTCCGCTTTTCCGCGAGATCGCGGATACCCTCGGCGGGATGCTGCGGGACGCCGATCTCGCCGGCTACAACGCGATCAACTTCGACGTCCCGATGCTTCAGGCGGAGTTCAAACGGGCCGGCGTGGTGATGCCGGCGCCGGCGGACCGCGCCGTGCTGGATCCGTTGACCATCCTCAAAAAATACGAGGTGCGGACGCTCGGCTGGGCCCACGCGTTTTATCTCGGCCAGGAGATGCCCCGCGCCCACCGCTCGATGGACGACACCGAGGCGGCGATGACCATCCTCCGGGAGCAGATCAAACGCTACCAGCTCACCGGCTCGCCGCGCGAACTGCAGGACGAACTCCGCAAACCCTACCTCGACGACGGCCAGCGCTTCAAACTCGAAGGGGAGACGGTGATGATTACTTTCGGGAAATACCGGAATAAGGCGCTGTCCTTCGTGCGCAAGACCGATCCGGATTACCTCAAGTGGATGCGGGATACGATGGGGCCCGAGGTGGCGGCCATCCTGGATCAGTACCGGTAA
- a CDS encoding aspartate aminotransferase family protein, translating into MLETSIVETEDAFQIPTYKKFPISLERGEGCYVWDADGNRYLDFYGGHCVTLLGHCPPRVVEAIQDQAGQFMFYSNVVYSSIRARGAQRLAEMAPEGMGHAFFCNSGTEANETALKLGRTWTGKPGVAATIGGFHGRTMGSLAATWNPHYREPYQTVLSHTHFVPFGDIAALEAVFQAHDDIGVFILEPIQSMAGIVDAPDAYYRTLRALCDRHNVALVFDEVQTGVGRTGTFSISEHFGMKPDLITLAKSLGSGIPIGAVLASDAIAGSVHYGDHGTTFGGGMIAMAAMLATLDTIEQDNLMPRADALFGALSTALAPLVKRVRGRGCLIGLEMENPVAPVSARLRQLGVLVGGSDDPKVMRLMPALNTPDSAVEEFIDAFRKAIAA; encoded by the coding sequence ATGCTCGAAACTTCGATCGTAGAAACCGAAGACGCCTTCCAGATTCCCACCTACAAGAAATTCCCGATCTCGCTCGAACGCGGCGAAGGGTGTTATGTGTGGGACGCGGATGGGAATCGCTACCTCGATTTCTATGGCGGCCATTGCGTCACGCTGCTCGGGCACTGCCCCCCGCGCGTCGTTGAGGCCATCCAGGATCAGGCCGGCCAGTTCATGTTTTATTCCAACGTGGTCTACAGCTCGATCCGCGCCCGCGGCGCACAGCGGCTGGCCGAGATGGCGCCCGAGGGGATGGGCCACGCCTTCTTCTGCAACTCGGGCACCGAGGCGAACGAAACAGCGCTGAAGCTGGGGCGGACGTGGACCGGCAAGCCGGGCGTCGCCGCGACGATCGGCGGGTTTCACGGCCGGACGATGGGCAGCCTCGCCGCCACCTGGAATCCGCACTACCGGGAGCCGTACCAGACGGTCCTCTCCCACACGCACTTCGTCCCCTTCGGCGACATCGCCGCGCTCGAAGCCGTCTTCCAGGCGCACGACGACATCGGGGTGTTCATTCTCGAGCCGATCCAGAGCATGGCCGGCATCGTCGACGCCCCGGATGCCTACTACCGCACCCTCCGCGCACTGTGCGACCGCCACAACGTGGCGCTGGTGTTCGACGAGGTGCAGACGGGCGTCGGCCGGACCGGCACCTTTTCGATCAGCGAACATTTCGGCATGAAGCCCGACCTCATCACGCTCGCCAAGAGCCTGGGCTCGGGTATCCCGATCGGCGCCGTGCTGGCCTCCGACGCGATCGCCGGCTCCGTGCACTACGGCGACCACGGAACCACCTTCGGCGGCGGGATGATCGCGATGGCGGCCATGCTCGCCACGCTCGACACGATCGAGCAGGATAACCTCATGCCCCGGGCGGATGCCCTGTTCGGCGCCCTCTCCACCGCCCTCGCGCCGCTCGTCAAACGCGTCCGCGGACGCGGCTGCCTGATCGGTCTGGAGATGGAAAACCCCGTCGCCCCGGTGTCGGCCCGCCTCCGGCAGCTCGGCGTACTCGTCGGCGGCTCCGACGATCCGAAGGTCATGCGCCTCATGCCGGCCCTCAACACGCCCGACAGCGCCGTCGAGGAATTCATCGATGCCTTCCGCAAAGCCATCGCCGCCTAG
- the argC gene encoding N-acetyl-gamma-glutamyl-phosphate reductase, translated as MKRVALLHGAGYTGGELIRLLLNHPVFSLDFVTSRSQAGEPLWKTHPSLRHQTDLRFADSEDYALDGIDAVFIAAEHGQSVVIVADLLDRGYAGAIIDLSADFRLKNPGDYPAWYNVTHPRPELIERFQYGLAEVYGPYAPGTKYIANPGCFATGITLALHPIARRLGTLNAHITAITGASGSGARPSSTTHFPTRDSNVRAYKVLSHQHTPEIQQSVGADCRLIFTPVSGPWVRGIWGTIQVTLPDALARAEAIGDLYDTAYAGRPLVRLWPGELPELRYSAGTPFCDIGWIVRGNDLVVGFSIDNLLKGASSQAVQNLNLVFGLPEETGLIAHAPSLAQSDY; from the coding sequence ATGAAGCGCGTAGCCCTACTCCACGGCGCCGGCTACACCGGCGGCGAACTCATCCGGTTGCTGCTCAACCATCCGGTCTTCAGCCTGGACTTCGTGACGAGCCGGTCGCAGGCCGGCGAGCCGCTCTGGAAGACGCATCCGTCGCTCCGGCACCAGACCGACCTCCGGTTTGCGGATTCGGAGGACTACGCGCTCGACGGGATCGACGCGGTGTTCATCGCCGCGGAGCATGGCCAGAGCGTGGTCATCGTGGCCGACCTGCTCGATCGCGGCTATGCCGGCGCGATCATCGACCTCAGCGCGGATTTCCGGCTGAAGAACCCCGGCGACTACCCCGCGTGGTACAACGTCACGCATCCGCGGCCCGAGCTGATCGAACGCTTCCAGTACGGCCTCGCCGAGGTGTACGGACCGTATGCCCCGGGGACGAAATACATCGCCAACCCGGGCTGTTTTGCGACGGGTATCACCCTCGCCCTCCATCCGATCGCGCGCCGGCTTGGGACGCTCAACGCCCATATCACCGCCATCACCGGCGCCTCCGGTTCGGGGGCTCGACCGAGCTCGACGACGCACTTTCCCACCCGCGACAGCAACGTCCGCGCGTACAAGGTGCTCAGCCACCAGCATACGCCCGAGATCCAGCAGAGCGTGGGGGCGGACTGCCGGCTCATCTTCACGCCGGTCTCCGGTCCCTGGGTGCGCGGCATCTGGGGCACCATCCAGGTGACCCTGCCGGACGCGCTCGCCCGTGCGGAGGCGATAGGCGATCTGTACGACACGGCGTACGCCGGCCGGCCGCTCGTCCGGCTCTGGCCGGGCGAGTTGCCCGAGCTGCGGTACTCCGCCGGCACGCCGTTCTGCGACATCGGCTGGATCGTCCGCGGGAATGACCTCGTTGTCGGCTTCTCGATCGACAACCTGCTCAAGGGCGCCTCCAGCCAGGCCGTGCAAAACCTCAACCTCGTGTTCGGACTGCCGGAGGAGACCGGTTTGATCGCGCACGCCCCTTCCCTCGCTCAATCCGACTACTGA
- the argH gene encoding argininosuccinate lyase gives MLWKKDTDVAAWVTRFTVGEDYRWDTRLLPYDVDGTRGHARGLARIGILTGEELKQIEQALDDIRPLAVSGELVVRLEDEDCHTVLEGELVKRLGDTGKRIHTGRSRNDQVLTALRLFLKDRVRQIAAGAIDLATALCDLGARHERSIMPGYTHLQRAMPTTAGLWAMGYAELLVSDLAALKTAFDQVDTSPLGSAAGYGVPYLDLPRAFTAEALGFTDVQTHVTAVQLSRGKLELHVVHAFAQVAATLNRMASDLVLFNTSEFAFVRLPAAFCTGSSIMPQKQNPDVLELIRASYHRVIAEMQILLTLPANMPSGYHRDLQLTKEATMRSEAVTTDMLDAMRQLLPGVEFDLEAMRRATSSELFATAAALEKVAAGMPFRDAYREAAREVSQIGQVDLEQALDAYKVAGFPGKLAIAPIRERVAAFAGWAGKN, from the coding sequence ATGCTGTGGAAAAAAGATACCGACGTCGCCGCCTGGGTCACCCGCTTCACGGTGGGTGAGGATTACCGATGGGATACCAGACTGCTGCCCTACGACGTAGACGGCACGCGCGGCCATGCGCGCGGTCTGGCCCGGATCGGCATACTGACCGGCGAGGAGCTGAAACAGATCGAGCAAGCGCTGGACGACATCCGGCCCCTGGCTGTTTCCGGCGAGCTGGTCGTGCGCCTGGAGGATGAGGATTGCCACACCGTGCTCGAGGGCGAACTCGTGAAGCGGCTCGGCGACACCGGTAAACGGATCCATACCGGCCGATCCCGAAACGACCAGGTGCTGACGGCCTTGCGGCTGTTTCTGAAGGACCGCGTGCGCCAGATCGCCGCCGGCGCCATCGATCTGGCGACGGCGCTCTGCGACCTCGGAGCGCGGCACGAGCGGTCGATCATGCCTGGCTACACGCACCTGCAGCGCGCCATGCCGACGACCGCCGGCCTGTGGGCGATGGGATACGCCGAACTCCTCGTGTCGGACCTGGCCGCTCTGAAGACCGCCTTCGATCAGGTGGATACTTCGCCGCTCGGCAGCGCCGCCGGCTACGGGGTGCCGTACCTCGACCTCCCGCGCGCCTTTACCGCCGAAGCGCTCGGCTTCACCGACGTCCAGACGCACGTCACCGCCGTGCAACTCTCGCGCGGCAAGCTGGAACTGCACGTCGTCCACGCATTCGCCCAGGTCGCCGCGACGCTCAACCGGATGGCAAGCGACCTCGTGCTGTTCAATACGTCCGAGTTCGCGTTCGTCAGGCTGCCGGCGGCCTTCTGCACCGGCAGCAGCATCATGCCGCAGAAGCAGAATCCGGATGTGCTCGAACTCATCCGCGCCAGCTACCACCGCGTCATCGCCGAGATGCAGATCCTGCTGACGCTGCCGGCCAACATGCCTTCGGGCTACCACCGCGACCTCCAGCTGACGAAGGAGGCCACGATGCGCAGCGAAGCGGTCACGACCGACATGCTCGACGCCATGCGGCAGCTCCTGCCCGGCGTCGAGTTCGACCTGGAAGCCATGCGCCGCGCCACGTCGAGCGAGCTGTTTGCGACGGCGGCGGCGCTGGAAAAAGTGGCCGCCGGCATGCCGTTCCGGGATGCCTACCGCGAAGCCGCCCGGGAGGTGAGCCAGATCGGGCAGGTCGACCTCGAACAGGCGCTCGATGCCTACAAAGTCGCCGGCTTCCCCGGGAAACTGGCTATTGCGCCCATCCGGGAGCGCGTGGCTGCGTTCGCGGGTTGGGCAGGGAAGAACTGA
- a CDS encoding N-acetylornithine carbamoyltransferase, which translates to MPRHLIDWHLLDDATWERLIERSLHHYRATDRWSTVAAKRSIGLLFFNSSLRTRTSMELAAVQLGAHASTLNIGQGTWGFAWEKGGVMDGNEAEHIDEAVAVLSRYYDALGVRVFASLTDREKDRDETLLNTFVDAATVPVINLESAFYHPCQALSDAAAMMTHFGGKVRRRKFVLTWCYHPRALPMAVPNSALLTAARLGMDVTLACPPPYVLDSRILDLAEGYAHQHGAQFSISDDQSAACEGADIVYAKAWSGPAVYAGADEEAAIRAAHRDWRVTRAIMDRTANGRFMHCLPVRRNVVVDDAVLDGPSTIHLLQAEFRLHAQKAILEHIWDLL; encoded by the coding sequence ATGCCCCGACACCTGATCGACTGGCATCTGCTCGACGACGCCACCTGGGAACGCCTCATCGAACGATCCCTCCACCATTACCGTGCGACCGACCGATGGAGCACCGTCGCCGCGAAGCGCAGCATCGGGCTGCTGTTCTTCAATTCGTCGCTGCGCACCCGCACGTCGATGGAGCTGGCCGCCGTGCAGCTCGGGGCGCATGCCTCGACCCTGAACATCGGGCAGGGCACGTGGGGGTTTGCGTGGGAGAAAGGCGGAGTGATGGACGGCAACGAAGCGGAGCACATCGATGAGGCCGTGGCGGTGTTGTCGCGCTACTACGACGCCCTCGGCGTCCGCGTTTTTGCCTCGCTGACCGACCGCGAGAAGGACCGCGACGAGACGCTGCTCAACACCTTCGTCGACGCGGCGACGGTGCCGGTAATCAACCTGGAGTCGGCGTTTTATCACCCCTGCCAGGCCCTGAGCGATGCCGCGGCCATGATGACCCATTTCGGCGGGAAGGTCCGCCGGCGCAAGTTCGTCCTCACCTGGTGCTACCATCCCCGCGCCCTCCCCATGGCCGTGCCCAACTCGGCGCTGCTGACGGCGGCGCGCCTCGGGATGGACGTGACACTCGCCTGCCCGCCGCCGTATGTCCTGGACAGCCGCATCCTCGACCTGGCCGAAGGGTACGCTCACCAGCACGGCGCGCAGTTTTCGATCTCGGACGACCAGTCCGCCGCCTGCGAGGGCGCCGATATCGTCTACGCCAAAGCCTGGAGCGGGCCGGCGGTCTACGCCGGCGCCGACGAGGAAGCGGCGATCCGCGCCGCACACCGCGACTGGCGCGTTACCCGGGCCATCATGGACCGAACAGCCAACGGCCGTTTCATGCACTGCCTCCCCGTCCGCCGCAACGTCGTCGTCGACGACGCCGTGCTCGACGGACCCAGCACCATCCACCTCCTCCAGGCCGAGTTTCGCCTTCACGCCCAGAAAGCGATCCTGGAGCATATCTGGGACTTACTGTAA
- the argB gene encoding acetylglutamate kinase, producing the protein MSTTSPASPAVLKIGGSLIEDPAAMEVFWSSVRALRNEMPLVVVHGGGPQATEMARRLGHEPEIVNGRRVTTDLDLQIMQWTVRGELNSRLAAMAGRAGLSAVGLCGVDGGTVQVKRRPPWTIDGRQVDFGWVGDIQEVRPALLQTLLAGGHTPIVAPLGVDDAGQIYNVNADTIAAAIARALGAALFALVTDSGGVRRDATDAATVISAMSASDFEAGAEAGWISRGMLVKLSVAFDARKAGIPDVWVLAPDDLATRSRGTRIL; encoded by the coding sequence ATGAGCACAACTTCCCCCGCCTCGCCCGCCGTCCTCAAGATTGGAGGCTCGCTGATCGAGGATCCGGCCGCCATGGAGGTGTTCTGGTCGTCCGTTCGCGCGCTGCGAAACGAGATGCCGCTCGTCGTCGTGCACGGCGGGGGCCCGCAGGCCACGGAGATGGCTCGCCGGCTCGGGCATGAGCCGGAGATCGTCAACGGCCGGCGGGTGACGACCGATCTCGATCTGCAGATCATGCAGTGGACGGTTCGCGGCGAACTCAACAGCCGCCTGGCCGCGATGGCCGGCCGCGCCGGCCTGTCGGCCGTCGGCCTCTGCGGCGTGGATGGCGGGACCGTCCAGGTGAAGCGCCGGCCGCCCTGGACGATCGACGGCAGGCAGGTCGACTTCGGCTGGGTCGGCGACATCCAGGAGGTCCGCCCGGCGCTCCTGCAGACCCTGCTCGCCGGCGGCCACACCCCCATCGTGGCGCCGCTCGGCGTCGACGACGCCGGCCAGATCTACAATGTCAACGCCGACACCATCGCGGCGGCCATCGCCCGCGCCCTCGGCGCGGCGCTGTTTGCGCTCGTCACCGACTCCGGCGGGGTGCGTCGCGACGCGACCGACGCCGCAACGGTCATCTCCGCGATGAGCGCGTCCGACTTCGAGGCCGGCGCGGAGGCGGGCTGGATCAGCCGCGGCATGCTCGTCAAGCTGTCCGTCGCCTTCGACGCGCGTAAAGCCGGCATCCCAGACGTCTGGGTCCTCGCCCCCGACGACCTCGCCACCCGTTCCCGCGGCACCCGGATCCTGTGA
- a CDS encoding M20/M25/M40 family metallo-hydrolase — protein sequence MPEHPTDVLELLKALVRFPSISTSEGPIADFVETYVRDRGISVGRLDDNVYFWIGDGPDLLLLNSHLDVVPPSAEHPYDPFTPTEVDGKLYGRGTVDAKASGAAMTMALVELAATGWTPPWGTLMVALTTCEEIGGDYNGLQRLRPHLPLIHAALVGEPTEMTPCVAQKGLLILKIRAEGRTAHAARAHLGDNAIYKAAADIARLQQIAFDRDDPFLGRPTLSVTMIQGGTARNVVPDQCVFDVDIRSTPAYTHDELVAFIQERVRSTVEIHSKRLIPVSTPVDARIVQACRQALPDRSPMGSPTASDWIFLPDVPTVKIGPGPSPRSHTPDEHIEIASVYEAVEAYKAIIQAYFTPKT from the coding sequence ATGCCCGAGCATCCCACCGACGTCCTCGAACTCCTCAAAGCGCTGGTCCGCTTCCCGTCGATCAGCACATCGGAAGGCCCCATCGCCGACTTCGTCGAGACCTACGTCCGCGACCGGGGGATTTCCGTGGGCCGGCTCGACGACAACGTGTATTTCTGGATCGGCGACGGGCCCGATCTCCTGCTGCTCAACTCCCACCTCGATGTCGTGCCGCCGTCGGCCGAGCATCCGTACGACCCGTTTACGCCGACCGAGGTGGACGGCAAACTCTACGGCCGCGGCACCGTCGACGCCAAGGCCAGCGGCGCCGCGATGACGATGGCGCTCGTTGAACTGGCCGCCACGGGCTGGACGCCCCCGTGGGGCACGTTGATGGTGGCGCTGACCACTTGCGAAGAGATCGGCGGCGACTACAACGGGCTGCAGCGACTCCGCCCGCATCTTCCCCTCATCCATGCGGCGCTGGTCGGCGAGCCCACGGAGATGACGCCGTGCGTGGCCCAGAAAGGACTGCTGATCCTGAAGATCCGCGCGGAAGGACGTACGGCCCACGCCGCGCGCGCCCATCTGGGCGACAACGCGATCTACAAGGCCGCGGCGGATATCGCGCGCCTCCAGCAGATTGCGTTCGACCGCGACGATCCGTTTCTCGGCCGGCCCACGCTGAGCGTCACCATGATCCAGGGTGGCACCGCGCGCAACGTCGTGCCCGACCAGTGCGTGTTCGACGTCGACATCCGGTCCACGCCGGCGTACACGCACGACGAACTCGTCGCCTTCATCCAGGAACGCGTGCGGTCGACGGTCGAGATCCACAGCAAGCGGCTGATCCCGGTCTCCACCCCAGTGGACGCCCGGATCGTACAGGCATGCCGGCAGGCGCTCCCCGACCGGTCGCCGATGGGTTCGCCGACGGCGTCCGACTGGATTTTCCTTCCGGACGTGCCGACCGTCAAGATCGGCCCCGGCCCAAGCCCTCGCTCGCATACGCCCGACGAGCACATCGAAATCGCCTCCGTCTACGAAGCCGTCGAAGCCTACAAGGCCATCATCCAGGCCTACTTCACCCCCAAGACCTGA
- a CDS encoding argininosuccinate synthase, giving the protein MAIVLAFSGGLDTSFCVPYLKETYDEPVYTVTVNTGGLSAEDEKDLIDRSRALGAVAHHTVDGRSELFKNHLSYLIKGNVLRGGVYPLCVGPERVTQAQKIVEMARQLNARAVAHGSTGAGNDQVRFDVALRLLASDLEVITPIRTLGYSRAQTTEYLNERGFEVNKSTTTYSINRGLWGTTIGGKETLGTTDPLPDEAYPDTVSPARSPDTPLDIKIGFEKGIPVSLDGVMMDPVRLIERLNELGGDHGVGRDIHVGDTILGIKGRVGFEAPAALILIEAHRELEKIVLTRWQRFQKDHLSDFYGMLLHEGQYFDPVMRDIEAFIDSSQQVVSGTASCRLFKGHVSTLGCASPYSMFDLKVASYGETNTLWNARDASGFTQIYGIQAMLAHNARKKNA; this is encoded by the coding sequence ATGGCCATTGTTCTTGCCTTCAGCGGCGGCTTGGATACGTCGTTTTGCGTCCCTTACCTCAAAGAAACGTACGATGAACCCGTCTATACCGTGACGGTGAACACGGGCGGATTGTCGGCCGAAGACGAGAAGGATCTGATCGACCGTTCCCGCGCCCTCGGGGCGGTCGCGCACCACACGGTGGACGGTCGCAGCGAGCTGTTCAAGAACCACCTGAGCTATCTCATCAAGGGCAACGTGCTGCGAGGCGGCGTCTATCCGCTGTGTGTGGGGCCGGAGCGCGTCACGCAGGCCCAGAAGATCGTCGAGATGGCCCGCCAGCTGAACGCGCGCGCCGTGGCGCACGGGTCGACCGGCGCCGGCAACGACCAGGTCCGCTTCGACGTCGCCCTCCGCCTCCTGGCCAGCGATCTCGAGGTGATCACCCCGATCCGCACCCTTGGCTACAGCCGGGCGCAGACGACCGAATACCTCAACGAGCGCGGGTTCGAGGTGAACAAATCGACGACCACCTACTCCATCAACCGCGGGCTCTGGGGCACGACCATCGGCGGAAAGGAGACGCTCGGCACCACCGACCCGCTCCCCGACGAGGCCTACCCGGACACCGTGTCGCCGGCGCGCAGTCCGGACACGCCGCTCGACATCAAGATCGGTTTTGAAAAGGGCATCCCGGTGTCGCTCGACGGCGTCATGATGGATCCCGTGCGCCTCATCGAACGGCTCAACGAGCTGGGCGGAGACCACGGCGTGGGCCGCGACATCCACGTGGGCGACACGATCCTGGGGATCAAGGGACGCGTGGGCTTCGAAGCGCCGGCGGCGTTGATCCTCATCGAGGCACACCGCGAACTCGAAAAGATCGTGCTCACCCGCTGGCAACGGTTCCAGAAGGATCATCTGAGCGATTTCTACGGGATGCTGCTCCACGAGGGCCAGTATTTCGACCCCGTCATGCGCGATATCGAGGCGTTCATCGACTCGTCGCAGCAGGTGGTGTCGGGTACGGCGTCGTGCCGGCTGTTCAAGGGCCACGTCAGCACCCTCGGCTGCGCCAGCCCGTATTCGATGTTCGATCTCAAGGTGGCCAGCTACGGCGAAACCAACACGCTCTGGAACGCCCGCGACGCCTCCGGCTTCACCCAGATCTACGGCATCCAGGCCATGCTCGCGCACAATGCGCGTAAGAAGAACGCCTGA